One Tachysurus fulvidraco isolate hzauxx_2018 chromosome 2, HZAU_PFXX_2.0, whole genome shotgun sequence DNA segment encodes these proteins:
- the ano8b gene encoding anoctamin-8 isoform X1 has product MPDAASASNGADSDGSRYRHRAHTEAEKTEQSASCQPTSSGVLDKLFGKRLLQAGRYIMSHKSWMKTVPTENCDVLMTFADTTDDHTLLWLLNHVRLGIPELIIQIRHHKHTQVYAFFVTATYENLLRGAEEMGLRKAVKPEFGGGSRSFSCEEDYIYENIESELCFFTSQERQNIIKYWLDNLRAKPGEVLHNIHFLEGQPIIPELKARGVIQQVFPLHEQRILGQLMKSWVQAVCEKQPLDDICDYFGVKIAMYFAWLGFYTTSMLYPAVIGFVLWMLTETDQTSRDICCVVFALFNVVWATLFLERWKRRGAELAYKWGTLDTPAESLEEPRPQFRGVKRCSPVTGCEEFYYPPWRRRVFRWLVSFPVCIFCLCFVFLAMLICFELQEFVMGIKELPRVVRFIPEIILAITVTACDEVYRKIACWLNDMENYRLQSAYEKNLIIKMVLFQFVNSYLSLFYIGFYLKDMERLKEMLATLLIIRQFMQNLKEVLQPYLYERHRLGELTLRAVWDLLVSALIKYGRLAVGRAHMSPSKPSIPGQGLQGNQQGVLGQQERHERKCLNGGCGVPDEELEDEAGARNSAEETEEENAIDCGLKLRKVSFIEKVDRKSIGCVSPIEDSFLEEGSPTMVEKGMDPALVFEMCDDDDDSVISETKEQVAESAGSESSVPPKLRKRGRSLERADSKSRRESWMDPPEEQETTTLTQAEIESCMQTYVDTFQDYQEMFIQFGYVVLFSSAFPLAAMCALINNIIEIRSDAFKLCTSLQRPFGMRVESIGHWQTLMEAMGLIAIIVNCYLIGQCGQLQRLFPWLSPEMAIISIVILEHFAVLLKYVIHVAIPDIPSWVREEMAKLEFQRREAFKKHERQAQQHFQQQQRRKREEEERQRQAEYQARRERDDGRPDASGSDHHHEKSQGGKSRSGGGGGGTVSDKPKRPSSLLANNNVMKFKQIIPLQSKFSSGTARSPQSPTGSEPKLPGFLSFKFLKSPENKKEAAAAASASANTSMAALGQERSQSPSKSFNPGKLFNFGKSDGGACINGAQVTKPGEGVQPMEKPLTKSDLNDVSDEFPTTGEEEQENGHSLDSDSSVPKI; this is encoded by the exons ATAAATTGTTTGGAAAGAGGCTGCTGCAGGCTGGAAGATACATCATGTCCCATAAATCCTGGATGAAGACAGTGCCCACAGAGAACTGTGACGTCCTCATGACTTTTGCAG ACACCACAGATGACCACACATTACTGTGGCTGCTGAATCATGTACGCCTTGGCATCCCAGAACTTATCATCCAGATACgtcaccacaaacacacacaagtctaTGCGTTCTTCGTTACAGCAACATATGAAAA TCTGTTGCGAGGAGCAGAGGAGATGGGTCTGCGGAAAGCAGTGAAACCAGAATTCGGAGGTGGCTCTCGCAGCTTCTCCTGTGAGGAGGACTACATTTATGAGAACATTGAGAGTGAATTGTGCTTTTTCACATCAcag GAACGTCAGAACATAATCAAATACTGGCTGGATAATCTCAGAGCCAAACCAGGGGAGGTTCTTCACAACATCCACTTTCTTGAAGGGCAGCCCATAA TCCCAGAGCTAAAGGCACGAGGTGTGATCCAACAAGTCTTCCCCCTCCATGAGCAGAGAATTCTGGGCCAGCTAATGAAATCGTGGGTGCAAGCTGTGTGTGAAAAGCAGCCCTTAG ATGATATATGTGATTATTTTGGAGTGAAGATTGCCATGTACTTTGCCTGGCTGGGTTTTTACACAACGTCTATGCTGTATCCTGCTGTGATAGGATTTGTACTGTGGATGCTGACTGAAACTGATCAG ACCAGCAGAGATATATGCTGTGTAGTATTTGCCCTCTTTAATGTGGTGTGGGCCACACTGTTTCTGGAGAGGTGGAAACGAAGAGGAGCAGAACTGGCTTACAAATGGGGCACATTGGACACACCAGCTGAATCACTTGAAGAGCCACGGCCACAGTTTAGG GGTGTGAAGCGGTGCAGTCCGGTGACGGGCTGTGAGGAGTTTTATTACCCACCTTGGAGAAGGAGGGTGTTCAGATGGTTGGTTAGCTTTCCTGTCTGTATTTTCTGCCTTTGCTTTGTCTTCCTGGCCATGCTCATCTGCTTTGAGCTTCAG GAATTTGTGATGGGGATTAAAGAGCTGCCACGGGTGGTGAGGTTTATCCCTGAAATTATACTGGCCATCACTGTGACTGCATGTGACGAGGTGTACAGAAAGATAGCCTGTTGGCTTAATGACATGG AGAACTACAGACTCCAGAGTGCCTATGAGAAAAATCTCATCATCAAAATGGTTCTT TTTCAGTTTGTAAATTCATATCTCAGCCTTTTCTACATTGGATTCTACCTCAAAGACATGGAGCGTCTAAAGGAG ATGCTGGCAACACTGCTGATAATCCGCCAGTTCATGCAGAATTTGAAGGAAGTGCTGCAGCCGTACTTGTACGAGCGCCACCGCCTGGGAGAGCTGACTTTGCGTGCTGTGTGGGACCTGCTAGTGTCAGCATTAATAAAGTATGGACGTCTGGCAGTTGGAAGGGCGCACATGTCCCCCAGCAAACCCAGCATCCCTGGGCAAGGCCTGCAGGGAAACCAACAAGGCGTTCTGGGCCAGCAAGAGCGCCATGAGCGCAAGTGTTTGAACGGAGGCTGTGGTGTCCCAGATGAGGAACTTGAGGATGAAGCTGGAGCCAGAAACAGTGCAGAGGAGACAGAAGAGGAGAATGCCATTGATTGTGGACTCAAACTGCGCAAAGTCAGCTTTATTGAGAAGGTGGATCGCAAGTCTATTGGTTGCGTCAGTCCCATAGAGGACAGCTTCCTAGAGGAAGGGAGCCCCACCATGGTGGAGAAAGGCATGGACCCAGCTTTGGTCTTTGAGATGTGCGATGATGACGACGACAGTGTCATCTCAGAGACAAAGGAACAAGTCGCAGAGTCGGCTGGGTCTGAGAGCAGTGTGCCACCAAAGCTGCGGAAGAGAGGCCGGAGTCTAGAGAGGGCTGACAGtaagagcaggagagagtcaTGGATGGATCCCCCAGAGGAACAAGAGACCACAACACTCACCCAAGCTGAAATCGAGAGCTGCATGCAAACATATGTG GACACATTTCAGGATTACCAGGAAATGTTTATTCAGTTTGGCTACGTGGTGCTCTTTTCCTCTGCCTTCCCACTGGCAGCCATGTGTGCCCTCATTAACAATATCATTGAGATCCGCAGTGATGCCTTCAAGCTCTGCACAAGCCTCCAAAGGCCATTTGGCATGAGAGTGGAAAGCATTGGACACTGGCAG acactgatGGAGGCAATGGGCCTGATAGCAATCATTGTGAACTGTTACTTGATTGGTCAATGTGGGCAGCTACAGAGGCTTTTTCCTTGGCTGAGCCCTGAGATGGCCATTATCTCAATCGTGATTTTagag CACTTTGCTGTCCTACTGAAATATGTAATACATGTGGCAATTCCTGACATCCCCAGTTGGGTAAGAGAAGAAATGGCCAAACTGGAGTTTCAGCGCAGAGAGGCATTCAAG AAGCATGAGCGCCAAGCACAGCAGCACTTCCAGCAACagcagaggagaaaaagagaagaggaagaacgACAACGGCAAGCTGAGTACCAGGCCCGGCGTGAACGGGATGATGGGAGGCCTGACGCATCTGGAAGCGACCACCATCATGAAAAGAGCCAAGGAGGCAAATCCAGATcgggaggaggaggtggaggaacTGTAAGCGACAAACCGAAGAGACCCAGCTCACTGCTGGCCAACAATAACGTAATGAAATTCAAACAGATCATCCCGCTGCAGAGCAAGTTTTCATCTGGCACAGCCCGTTCGCCACAGTCACCAACAGGGAGTGAACCAAAGCTCCCGGGCTTCCTTAGCTTCAAGTTCCTCAAGTCTccagaaaacaaaaaggaagcGGCGGCAGCCGCTTCAGCTTCAGCCAATACCAGCATGGCTGCACTTGGACAGGAGAGATCACAGTCCCCCAGCAAGTCCTTTAATCCTGGGAAACTGTTTAATTTTGGCAAATCGGATGGTGGGGCATGTATAAATGGGGCTCAAGTCACAAAACCAGGGGAGGGGGTGCAGCCAATGGAGAAACCGCTAACAAAGTCTGATCTCAATGATGTGTCAGACGAATTCCCAACAACAGGGGAAGAGGAACAGGAGAATGGACACTCATTAGACTCAGATTCCTCAGTCCCTAAAATCTAA
- the ano8b gene encoding anoctamin-8 isoform X2, with protein MSHKSWMKTVPTENCDVLMTFADTTDDHTLLWLLNHVRLGIPELIIQIRHHKHTQVYAFFVTATYENLLRGAEEMGLRKAVKPEFGGGSRSFSCEEDYIYENIESELCFFTSQERQNIIKYWLDNLRAKPGEVLHNIHFLEGQPIIPELKARGVIQQVFPLHEQRILGQLMKSWVQAVCEKQPLDDICDYFGVKIAMYFAWLGFYTTSMLYPAVIGFVLWMLTETDQTSRDICCVVFALFNVVWATLFLERWKRRGAELAYKWGTLDTPAESLEEPRPQFRGVKRCSPVTGCEEFYYPPWRRRVFRWLVSFPVCIFCLCFVFLAMLICFELQEFVMGIKELPRVVRFIPEIILAITVTACDEVYRKIACWLNDMENYRLQSAYEKNLIIKMVLFQFVNSYLSLFYIGFYLKDMERLKEMLATLLIIRQFMQNLKEVLQPYLYERHRLGELTLRAVWDLLVSALIKYGRLAVGRAHMSPSKPSIPGQGLQGNQQGVLGQQERHERKCLNGGCGVPDEELEDEAGARNSAEETEEENAIDCGLKLRKVSFIEKVDRKSIGCVSPIEDSFLEEGSPTMVEKGMDPALVFEMCDDDDDSVISETKEQVAESAGSESSVPPKLRKRGRSLERADSKSRRESWMDPPEEQETTTLTQAEIESCMQTYVDTFQDYQEMFIQFGYVVLFSSAFPLAAMCALINNIIEIRSDAFKLCTSLQRPFGMRVESIGHWQTLMEAMGLIAIIVNCYLIGQCGQLQRLFPWLSPEMAIISIVILEHFAVLLKYVIHVAIPDIPSWVREEMAKLEFQRREAFKKHERQAQQHFQQQQRRKREEEERQRQAEYQARRERDDGRPDASGSDHHHEKSQGGKSRSGGGGGGTVSDKPKRPSSLLANNNVMKFKQIIPLQSKFSSGTARSPQSPTGSEPKLPGFLSFKFLKSPENKKEAAAAASASANTSMAALGQERSQSPSKSFNPGKLFNFGKSDGGACINGAQVTKPGEGVQPMEKPLTKSDLNDVSDEFPTTGEEEQENGHSLDSDSSVPKI; from the exons ATGTCCCATAAATCCTGGATGAAGACAGTGCCCACAGAGAACTGTGACGTCCTCATGACTTTTGCAG ACACCACAGATGACCACACATTACTGTGGCTGCTGAATCATGTACGCCTTGGCATCCCAGAACTTATCATCCAGATACgtcaccacaaacacacacaagtctaTGCGTTCTTCGTTACAGCAACATATGAAAA TCTGTTGCGAGGAGCAGAGGAGATGGGTCTGCGGAAAGCAGTGAAACCAGAATTCGGAGGTGGCTCTCGCAGCTTCTCCTGTGAGGAGGACTACATTTATGAGAACATTGAGAGTGAATTGTGCTTTTTCACATCAcag GAACGTCAGAACATAATCAAATACTGGCTGGATAATCTCAGAGCCAAACCAGGGGAGGTTCTTCACAACATCCACTTTCTTGAAGGGCAGCCCATAA TCCCAGAGCTAAAGGCACGAGGTGTGATCCAACAAGTCTTCCCCCTCCATGAGCAGAGAATTCTGGGCCAGCTAATGAAATCGTGGGTGCAAGCTGTGTGTGAAAAGCAGCCCTTAG ATGATATATGTGATTATTTTGGAGTGAAGATTGCCATGTACTTTGCCTGGCTGGGTTTTTACACAACGTCTATGCTGTATCCTGCTGTGATAGGATTTGTACTGTGGATGCTGACTGAAACTGATCAG ACCAGCAGAGATATATGCTGTGTAGTATTTGCCCTCTTTAATGTGGTGTGGGCCACACTGTTTCTGGAGAGGTGGAAACGAAGAGGAGCAGAACTGGCTTACAAATGGGGCACATTGGACACACCAGCTGAATCACTTGAAGAGCCACGGCCACAGTTTAGG GGTGTGAAGCGGTGCAGTCCGGTGACGGGCTGTGAGGAGTTTTATTACCCACCTTGGAGAAGGAGGGTGTTCAGATGGTTGGTTAGCTTTCCTGTCTGTATTTTCTGCCTTTGCTTTGTCTTCCTGGCCATGCTCATCTGCTTTGAGCTTCAG GAATTTGTGATGGGGATTAAAGAGCTGCCACGGGTGGTGAGGTTTATCCCTGAAATTATACTGGCCATCACTGTGACTGCATGTGACGAGGTGTACAGAAAGATAGCCTGTTGGCTTAATGACATGG AGAACTACAGACTCCAGAGTGCCTATGAGAAAAATCTCATCATCAAAATGGTTCTT TTTCAGTTTGTAAATTCATATCTCAGCCTTTTCTACATTGGATTCTACCTCAAAGACATGGAGCGTCTAAAGGAG ATGCTGGCAACACTGCTGATAATCCGCCAGTTCATGCAGAATTTGAAGGAAGTGCTGCAGCCGTACTTGTACGAGCGCCACCGCCTGGGAGAGCTGACTTTGCGTGCTGTGTGGGACCTGCTAGTGTCAGCATTAATAAAGTATGGACGTCTGGCAGTTGGAAGGGCGCACATGTCCCCCAGCAAACCCAGCATCCCTGGGCAAGGCCTGCAGGGAAACCAACAAGGCGTTCTGGGCCAGCAAGAGCGCCATGAGCGCAAGTGTTTGAACGGAGGCTGTGGTGTCCCAGATGAGGAACTTGAGGATGAAGCTGGAGCCAGAAACAGTGCAGAGGAGACAGAAGAGGAGAATGCCATTGATTGTGGACTCAAACTGCGCAAAGTCAGCTTTATTGAGAAGGTGGATCGCAAGTCTATTGGTTGCGTCAGTCCCATAGAGGACAGCTTCCTAGAGGAAGGGAGCCCCACCATGGTGGAGAAAGGCATGGACCCAGCTTTGGTCTTTGAGATGTGCGATGATGACGACGACAGTGTCATCTCAGAGACAAAGGAACAAGTCGCAGAGTCGGCTGGGTCTGAGAGCAGTGTGCCACCAAAGCTGCGGAAGAGAGGCCGGAGTCTAGAGAGGGCTGACAGtaagagcaggagagagtcaTGGATGGATCCCCCAGAGGAACAAGAGACCACAACACTCACCCAAGCTGAAATCGAGAGCTGCATGCAAACATATGTG GACACATTTCAGGATTACCAGGAAATGTTTATTCAGTTTGGCTACGTGGTGCTCTTTTCCTCTGCCTTCCCACTGGCAGCCATGTGTGCCCTCATTAACAATATCATTGAGATCCGCAGTGATGCCTTCAAGCTCTGCACAAGCCTCCAAAGGCCATTTGGCATGAGAGTGGAAAGCATTGGACACTGGCAG acactgatGGAGGCAATGGGCCTGATAGCAATCATTGTGAACTGTTACTTGATTGGTCAATGTGGGCAGCTACAGAGGCTTTTTCCTTGGCTGAGCCCTGAGATGGCCATTATCTCAATCGTGATTTTagag CACTTTGCTGTCCTACTGAAATATGTAATACATGTGGCAATTCCTGACATCCCCAGTTGGGTAAGAGAAGAAATGGCCAAACTGGAGTTTCAGCGCAGAGAGGCATTCAAG AAGCATGAGCGCCAAGCACAGCAGCACTTCCAGCAACagcagaggagaaaaagagaagaggaagaacgACAACGGCAAGCTGAGTACCAGGCCCGGCGTGAACGGGATGATGGGAGGCCTGACGCATCTGGAAGCGACCACCATCATGAAAAGAGCCAAGGAGGCAAATCCAGATcgggaggaggaggtggaggaacTGTAAGCGACAAACCGAAGAGACCCAGCTCACTGCTGGCCAACAATAACGTAATGAAATTCAAACAGATCATCCCGCTGCAGAGCAAGTTTTCATCTGGCACAGCCCGTTCGCCACAGTCACCAACAGGGAGTGAACCAAAGCTCCCGGGCTTCCTTAGCTTCAAGTTCCTCAAGTCTccagaaaacaaaaaggaagcGGCGGCAGCCGCTTCAGCTTCAGCCAATACCAGCATGGCTGCACTTGGACAGGAGAGATCACAGTCCCCCAGCAAGTCCTTTAATCCTGGGAAACTGTTTAATTTTGGCAAATCGGATGGTGGGGCATGTATAAATGGGGCTCAAGTCACAAAACCAGGGGAGGGGGTGCAGCCAATGGAGAAACCGCTAACAAAGTCTGATCTCAATGATGTGTCAGACGAATTCCCAACAACAGGGGAAGAGGAACAGGAGAATGGACACTCATTAGACTCAGATTCCTCAGTCCCTAAAATCTAA